The following coding sequences are from one Halosolutus amylolyticus window:
- a CDS encoding carbohydrate ABC transporter permease, with the protein MTAPNDPTDHDDRTESTTDHGPTSDAGGPTDRSSQYGPGSAAGHRTDGGTVLEDDRDAELDRGPFQQWVADSISHPERVYRAMFYVAAIFFLFTTLFPFYWLLMVALTPEGQLQDILFTPNGFNPGVFVEVFQTIPFHWYMFNSFVIALGSTVVVLVVGSLAGYAFGRLEFPGRVPLMLLVLVISFFPPAAFFIPLNDLFNTSFAVLEPITGDGTLYNTPFAIVTPLSAIFMPLAIFILTTFYAQIPDGLEDAARVEGTTRLGALFRVIIPLSAPGVATAGVLTFIAVYNEFFFSFLMTDGQPQNWAPILEGILAYQGQYEVLYHLMAAASIIGVLPVAILVVIAQEKIVSGLTAGGLKE; encoded by the coding sequence ATGACTGCCCCGAACGATCCCACCGACCACGACGATCGAACGGAATCGACCACCGATCACGGACCGACGAGCGACGCAGGCGGTCCCACCGATCGGTCGAGTCAGTACGGCCCCGGTTCGGCGGCCGGCCACCGAACCGACGGCGGCACGGTTCTCGAGGACGACCGCGACGCGGAACTCGATCGGGGACCGTTCCAGCAGTGGGTGGCCGACTCGATCTCCCACCCCGAGCGCGTCTACCGGGCGATGTTCTACGTCGCCGCGATTTTCTTCCTGTTCACGACGCTGTTCCCGTTCTACTGGCTGCTCATGGTCGCGCTGACCCCGGAGGGACAACTCCAGGACATTCTCTTCACGCCGAACGGGTTCAACCCGGGCGTGTTCGTCGAGGTGTTCCAGACGATTCCCTTCCACTGGTACATGTTCAACAGCTTCGTCATCGCGCTTGGCTCGACGGTCGTCGTCCTGGTCGTCGGGAGCCTCGCCGGCTACGCGTTCGGACGCCTCGAGTTCCCCGGCCGGGTCCCGCTGATGTTGCTCGTGCTAGTGATCTCGTTCTTCCCACCGGCGGCGTTTTTCATCCCGTTGAACGACCTGTTCAACACCAGCTTCGCGGTGCTCGAACCGATCACCGGCGACGGGACCCTCTACAACACGCCGTTCGCGATCGTGACGCCGCTGTCGGCGATCTTCATGCCCCTCGCGATCTTCATCCTCACCACCTTCTACGCACAGATTCCCGACGGCCTCGAAGACGCCGCGCGCGTCGAGGGGACGACTCGGCTTGGCGCGCTGTTCAGGGTCATCATCCCGCTGTCGGCACCCGGCGTCGCGACCGCCGGCGTGCTGACGTTCATCGCGGTCTACAACGAGTTCTTCTTCTCGTTCCTGATGACCGACGGACAGCCCCAGAACTGGGCGCCGATCCTCGAAGGGATCCTCGCCTACCAGGGACAGTACGAGGTGCTGTACCACCTCATGGCCGCCGCGAGCATCATCGGGGTACTCCCCGTCGCGATTCTCGTGGTGATCGCGCAGGAAAAGATCGTTAGCGGACTGACCGCAGGCGGACTCAAGGAGTAA
- a CDS encoding Gfo/Idh/MocA family protein has translation MTPDRSDTKIGIVGLGNIGQYHAERLRDLDVSLVGGMDVAAEARTRFARRYDVDVYEDHTELYDLVDAVIITTPNRYHEQYAVDAFERDLHVLLEKPLAHSIESAERIADAAADSAGFCMVGFNNRFANTVRIVKNRIDRGDLGEVGHIEANYVRRRGIPGRGSWFTRRDIAGGGALIDLGVHAVDLALYLLGYPDVVEVNGVTRGEFGGREEYAYLDMWADDAGPAGFDVDDSATAFVRCEGNRTIALEVAWATNRPANHEFLVRGTESAARFDLLEGDLSFHSASNIGPDHLEDTSIETRQNDTHTDEQKAFFDVITGEEYQNEAVSDSIERALKVQRTIDAIYQSSEEERTVSLRE, from the coding sequence ATGACACCCGATCGATCAGACACGAAGATTGGAATCGTCGGCCTCGGCAACATCGGCCAGTACCACGCCGAACGGCTCCGCGACCTCGACGTGTCGCTGGTCGGGGGGATGGACGTCGCCGCCGAGGCACGAACGCGCTTTGCCCGTCGATACGACGTCGACGTCTACGAAGATCACACCGAACTGTACGATCTCGTCGACGCCGTCATCATCACGACGCCGAACAGGTACCACGAGCAGTACGCCGTCGACGCCTTCGAGAGAGATCTCCACGTCCTGCTCGAGAAGCCACTCGCACACTCGATCGAGAGCGCCGAGCGAATCGCCGACGCGGCGGCGGACTCTGCGGGTTTTTGCATGGTCGGGTTCAACAACCGGTTCGCGAACACGGTCAGGATCGTCAAGAACCGGATCGATCGGGGGGATCTCGGTGAGGTGGGCCACATCGAGGCGAACTACGTCCGCCGACGGGGGATTCCGGGCCGCGGGTCGTGGTTTACCCGCAGGGATATCGCCGGCGGGGGCGCACTCATCGACCTCGGCGTACATGCGGTCGACCTCGCGCTGTACCTGCTCGGATATCCCGACGTGGTGGAAGTAAACGGCGTGACGCGGGGCGAGTTCGGCGGTCGCGAGGAGTACGCGTATCTCGACATGTGGGCGGACGATGCCGGTCCCGCCGGCTTCGACGTCGACGATTCGGCGACGGCGTTCGTCCGCTGTGAGGGAAACCGGACGATCGCCCTCGAGGTCGCGTGGGCGACGAACCGGCCGGCGAACCACGAGTTCCTCGTCCGGGGGACCGAGTCGGCAGCCCGGTTCGACCTGCTCGAGGGGGACCTCTCCTTTCACTCCGCGAGCAATATCGGTCCCGACCACCTCGAGGATACGTCCATCGAAACCAGGCAAAACGACACTCACACTGACGAGCAGAAGGCCTTTTTCGACGTGATCACCGGCGAAGAGTACCAGAACGAGGCCGTCAGCGACAGCATCGAGCGAGCGCTGAAAGTCCAGCGAACCATCGACGCGATCTACCAGTCCAGCGAGGAGGAACGAACGGTCTCGCTCCGCGAATAA
- the trmB gene encoding HTH-type sugar sensing transcriptional regulator TrmB: MAPDELRSTVERVGDRFNLGEYEIDAYLTVLEQGQLTASEIADRTDIPQPRVYDTVRSLSDRGLVELRESRPMKVVALDPGEAFDDVQSSLEQMIDELEARYTAPARDTEAVSLVKSRSTILRYLEEVIDAAAYELSLSLTPDLLTRFEDELRAAVDAGVSVDLIVTPAAEAPDPASFDYQEVATTARARRGITTPVVAVADGNYSVYATQDALRDDQDRYGVIFNRSALGFLVSGFFGTVLWTTAERTLGEDGSARTYPRKYASIRRCVKDIIDDGGEFYATIEGRDVAVGGQRIVRGRILDVSFEVSEEVAALTMESEDGEEVTIGGRVAALEEVEAHEIHIGRHEPPAIED, translated from the coding sequence ATGGCACCAGACGAGCTTCGCTCGACCGTCGAGCGCGTCGGGGACCGGTTCAACCTCGGCGAGTACGAGATCGACGCCTACCTCACCGTGCTGGAACAGGGCCAGCTCACGGCGAGCGAGATCGCGGATCGCACCGACATCCCACAACCGCGGGTCTACGACACCGTTCGGAGCCTGAGCGATCGCGGCCTCGTCGAACTGCGCGAATCCCGGCCGATGAAGGTGGTCGCGCTCGATCCCGGCGAGGCCTTCGACGACGTCCAGAGCTCGCTGGAGCAGATGATCGACGAACTCGAGGCCCGCTACACCGCGCCGGCCCGGGACACCGAGGCCGTCTCGCTCGTGAAGTCCCGATCGACGATCCTGCGGTACCTGGAGGAGGTCATCGACGCCGCCGCGTACGAACTCTCGCTGTCGCTGACGCCCGACCTGCTCACCCGCTTCGAAGACGAACTCCGGGCCGCCGTCGACGCCGGCGTGAGCGTCGACCTGATCGTGACGCCGGCCGCCGAAGCCCCCGATCCGGCGTCGTTCGACTACCAGGAGGTGGCGACGACGGCTCGCGCACGCCGCGGGATCACCACGCCGGTCGTGGCCGTCGCCGACGGGAACTACTCCGTCTACGCGACCCAGGACGCCCTCCGCGACGACCAGGACCGGTACGGCGTCATCTTCAACCGCTCCGCGCTCGGTTTCCTGGTCTCGGGCTTCTTCGGGACCGTGCTCTGGACGACGGCCGAGCGGACCCTCGGCGAGGACGGCAGCGCCAGAACCTACCCGCGCAAGTACGCCTCGATCCGCCGCTGCGTGAAAGACATCATCGACGACGGCGGCGAGTTCTACGCGACGATCGAAGGACGTGACGTCGCCGTCGGCGGCCAGCGGATCGTTCGCGGACGCATTCTCGACGTCTCGTTCGAGGTCAGCGAGGAAGTCGCCGCCCTCACCATGGAGAGCGAGGACGGCGAGGAGGTCACGATCGGCGGCCGCGTCGCCGCGCTCGAGGAGGTCGAAGCCCACGAGATCCACATCGGTCGCCACGAACCGCCGGCGATCGAGGACTGA
- a CDS encoding extracellular solute-binding protein: MGPHSTGRDDRPGVSRRTFVAATGTSATLGATAIAGCVGRGQQPNTVVMTAATDVEGIMYSDGDEPSVQQALWDAGLDEDITVEIQTVVSDSVQRMQQAQSALQAGRAPPDIHMMDSGWTIPFILREQTTNLSEHLSSDVVDRVENEYLEAVVETARHPETDDIHGLPLFPDLGFMLYRQDLIEDAGHDAGQWAEEPPSWEEFSTAVGDAMAESDVDYGYTTQAAAYEGLSCCSFNEVLTSWGGAYYGGADNLFTAGDRPITIDEEPAVDAIRMMRTFIDGDDPNALDEYAEICPSSIVQWTEQESLGPFADGNAIAHRNWSFAMAETGSEEAFGEDLGVTTKPYAVSQDEAEYGGVGGTTSALGGWNLVVSPYTDRREQALQVLEAFASEEVMLTIFELQGFLPPIIELVTEASEEEIGPIARYTDQVERASENAIPRPVTDVWPEQSALIYQEVNAAYRGVKSPEAAVSDLAGRLEGSETEVAQQDVD; the protein is encoded by the coding sequence ATGGGACCACATAGCACAGGACGTGACGACCGTCCAGGGGTGTCCCGCCGGACGTTCGTGGCCGCGACGGGAACGTCCGCGACGCTGGGCGCGACGGCGATCGCCGGCTGCGTCGGTCGCGGACAGCAACCGAACACCGTCGTGATGACCGCCGCAACCGACGTCGAGGGGATCATGTACAGCGACGGCGACGAGCCCTCGGTCCAGCAGGCGCTGTGGGACGCCGGCCTCGACGAGGACATCACGGTCGAGATCCAGACCGTCGTCAGCGATTCCGTCCAGCGGATGCAGCAGGCACAATCGGCGCTACAGGCGGGACGCGCGCCGCCCGACATCCACATGATGGACAGCGGGTGGACGATCCCGTTCATCCTCCGGGAACAGACGACCAACCTGAGCGAACACCTCTCGTCCGACGTCGTCGATCGGGTCGAGAACGAGTACCTCGAGGCGGTCGTCGAGACGGCCCGCCACCCGGAGACCGACGACATTCACGGCCTCCCGTTGTTCCCCGACCTCGGGTTCATGCTGTACCGGCAGGACCTCATCGAGGACGCGGGACACGACGCCGGCCAGTGGGCCGAGGAACCGCCCTCGTGGGAGGAGTTCTCGACGGCCGTCGGCGATGCGATGGCCGAGAGCGACGTCGACTACGGGTACACCACGCAGGCGGCCGCCTACGAGGGGCTGTCGTGCTGTTCGTTCAACGAAGTGCTGACGAGCTGGGGCGGCGCGTACTACGGCGGCGCGGACAACCTGTTCACCGCGGGCGATCGGCCCATCACGATCGACGAGGAACCCGCCGTCGACGCCATCCGGATGATGCGGACGTTCATCGACGGGGACGATCCGAACGCGCTCGACGAGTACGCGGAGATCTGCCCGTCATCGATCGTCCAGTGGACCGAACAGGAGTCGCTCGGTCCGTTCGCGGACGGCAACGCGATCGCCCACCGGAACTGGTCGTTCGCGATGGCCGAAACCGGATCCGAGGAGGCGTTCGGCGAAGACCTCGGGGTCACGACGAAGCCGTACGCTGTCTCGCAGGACGAGGCCGAGTACGGCGGCGTCGGCGGCACGACGTCGGCACTCGGCGGCTGGAACCTCGTCGTGAGCCCGTACACCGATCGCCGCGAGCAGGCCCTGCAGGTGCTCGAGGCGTTCGCGAGCGAGGAAGTCATGCTCACGATCTTCGAACTCCAGGGCTTTCTGCCGCCGATCATCGAACTGGTGACGGAAGCCAGCGAGGAGGAGATCGGACCGATCGCCCGGTACACCGATCAGGTCGAGCGAGCCAGCGAGAACGCGATCCCGCGGCCGGTGACCGACGTCTGGCCGGAGCAATCGGCGCTCATCTACCAGGAAGTGAACGCGGCCTACCGGGGCGTGAAATCGCCCGAAGCGGCGGTGAGTGACCTCGCAGGGCGGCTCGAGGGAAGCGAAACGGAGGTGGCACAACAGGATGTCGACTGA
- a CDS encoding universal stress protein has translation MTLVVVPVRYPLTKHSRRTLERAIEVARDRDAALTILHVDLYQNGRKVRRTDLKTAVEETFGPVENARYVVRTGFLVEESILEEVAAEEADAVVIGRRQASRLRRLFQRFTDNPDIDRYLRDHLDCDVITVESATA, from the coding sequence ATGACGCTGGTCGTGGTCCCCGTTCGGTATCCGTTGACAAAGCACTCACGTCGGACGCTCGAGCGGGCGATCGAGGTCGCTCGCGATCGAGACGCGGCGTTGACGATCTTGCACGTCGATCTCTACCAGAACGGGCGAAAAGTCCGCCGAACGGACCTGAAAACCGCCGTCGAGGAGACGTTCGGCCCGGTCGAGAACGCCAGGTACGTCGTCCGGACGGGGTTTCTCGTCGAGGAGAGCATTCTCGAGGAGGTCGCGGCCGAGGAGGCCGACGCCGTCGTCATCGGCCGGCGACAGGCGAGTCGGCTGCGGCGACTCTTCCAGCGATTCACGGACAATCCGGACATCGATCGCTACCTGCGCGATCACCTCGACTGTGACGTGATCACCGTCGAGAGCGCGACGGCGTAG
- a CDS encoding universal stress protein, with protein sequence MYDDVLIPTDGSDTVPETLAHGLPIAADNDATVHALYVVDSRITAAATDEAGSDLERSLEAEGREAVAAVTDRAEAEGLDAVSEVREGTPSKAILDYADEAGIDLIVIGTRGKSPREKVTSLGSVSERVVDNASIPVFVVRGAGAD encoded by the coding sequence ATGTACGACGACGTTCTCATTCCGACCGACGGCAGCGACACGGTGCCCGAGACGCTCGCACACGGATTGCCGATCGCGGCGGACAACGACGCGACGGTACACGCGCTGTACGTGGTTGACAGTCGGATCACGGCGGCGGCGACGGACGAGGCGGGATCGGATCTCGAACGGAGCCTGGAAGCGGAGGGGCGGGAGGCGGTCGCAGCCGTGACGGATCGCGCGGAGGCGGAGGGCCTCGACGCCGTCAGCGAGGTTCGGGAGGGGACCCCGTCGAAGGCGATCCTGGACTACGCTGACGAGGCGGGGATCGACCTGATCGTCATCGGGACCCGAGGCAAGAGTCCGCGGGAGAAAGTGACCTCGCTCGGAAGCGTTTCCGAGCGGGTCGTCGACAACGCGTCGATTCCGGTGTTCGTGGTGCGAGGGGCGGGCGCGGACTGA
- a CDS encoding mechanosensitive ion channel family protein translates to MRGVVQTNASNATEEVEGILPIDVPDPVMDLVLAAIVLVVGWYLSKLAVRLAGRTVAQRIERPSVTRTVLRGVRAAVLITALVVALSILGVGGTEIFLSVTVISAVIAIVLAPLVGNYINGLFVLADRPYEIGDMIEVVDQGHVGFVEDITMRYTKIFTLQNTFIVVPNAEIQSRDVVNYSAEDERTRLSVEFEVTYDSDIEVARQQAERAARSVDAVISGGPDIRIGSARYAAAPVCTISEYVDSGILLELYFWLNQPYKQALARSAVHTAVRERFADRDVEFAYPRRHHVFDDTSGVAQVAVGEARRDRVPAGSSIEAGDGSGEGEGVE, encoded by the coding sequence ATGCGAGGGGTCGTCCAGACGAACGCGAGCAACGCGACGGAGGAAGTTGAGGGTATCCTCCCCATCGACGTCCCCGACCCGGTGATGGATCTCGTTCTCGCCGCGATCGTTCTCGTGGTGGGCTGGTACCTTTCGAAACTCGCCGTCAGGCTCGCCGGTCGAACGGTCGCCCAGCGGATCGAACGCCCGAGCGTGACCCGAACAGTGTTACGTGGGGTCAGGGCGGCGGTTCTGATCACCGCGCTCGTCGTCGCACTTAGCATCCTGGGCGTCGGCGGCACCGAGATCTTCCTCTCGGTGACCGTCATCTCGGCCGTGATCGCGATCGTGCTCGCGCCGCTGGTCGGCAACTACATCAACGGCCTGTTCGTCCTCGCGGACCGGCCCTACGAAATCGGCGACATGATCGAGGTCGTCGATCAGGGTCACGTCGGCTTCGTCGAGGACATCACGATGCGGTACACGAAGATCTTCACCCTCCAGAACACGTTTATCGTCGTTCCGAACGCCGAGATCCAGTCCCGCGACGTCGTCAACTACTCCGCGGAAGACGAACGGACGCGCCTCTCGGTCGAGTTCGAGGTCACCTACGACAGCGACATAGAGGTCGCGCGCCAGCAGGCCGAGCGGGCCGCCCGATCGGTCGACGCGGTTATCTCCGGCGGCCCGGACATCCGGATCGGAAGCGCCCGCTACGCCGCGGCCCCCGTCTGTACCATCTCCGAGTACGTTGACAGCGGGATCCTGCTCGAACTGTACTTCTGGCTCAATCAGCCGTACAAGCAGGCCCTCGCGCGATCGGCCGTTCACACGGCTGTCAGGGAGCGATTCGCGGATCGCGACGTCGAGTTCGCCTACCCGCGCCGGCACCACGTCTTCGACGACACCAGCGGCGTCGCACAGGTCGCCGTCGGCGAGGCCCGACGGGACCGGGTCCCTGCCGGGAGTTCGATCGAGGCGGGCGACGGCTCCGGCGAGGGAGAGGGAGTGGAGTAG
- a CDS encoding DUF5816 domain-containing protein: MQPRTTEDGTTVYVSETDGDKGSEGPFLVAYESRDAGRRYGWFCTNCESFDNAMDSMGRIKCNRCGNFRKPTEWDAAHE, from the coding sequence ATGCAACCGCGGACGACCGAGGACGGAACGACGGTCTACGTGTCCGAAACCGACGGCGACAAGGGGTCCGAGGGACCGTTCCTCGTCGCCTACGAGTCCCGTGACGCCGGCCGTCGATACGGCTGGTTCTGTACGAACTGCGAGAGTTTCGACAACGCGATGGACTCGATGGGGCGGATCAAGTGCAACCGGTGTGGCAACTTCCGCAAGCCGACGGAGTGGGACGCCGCCCACGAGTGA
- a CDS encoding DUF7116 family protein has product MRLVEQARSIFAELGYTVEGDGPEFRAEREWKVVHVNAVLENGSLPSGSGQFHCFVARPEDADDLEQRLTSVNPNYEWAIIVADGEDYQVERAPPGPRVSA; this is encoded by the coding sequence ATGCGACTCGTCGAGCAGGCCAGGTCGATTTTCGCAGAGTTGGGCTACACCGTCGAAGGGGACGGCCCGGAGTTTCGAGCCGAACGAGAGTGGAAAGTCGTCCACGTGAACGCGGTCCTCGAGAACGGATCGCTTCCGTCCGGATCGGGGCAGTTCCACTGTTTCGTGGCTCGACCGGAGGACGCAGACGACCTCGAGCAGCGGCTCACAAGCGTGAACCCGAACTACGAGTGGGCGATCATCGTCGCCGACGGGGAGGACTATCAGGTCGAACGGGCCCCGCCGGGACCGCGCGTCTCGGCCTGA
- a CDS encoding carbohydrate ABC transporter permease: MSTDIDTITGGETSPDRERTGNAVVNWMENLSEAAYAYLLLLPAFALLTLIAFYPLLQTFITSLREDQTRGADPLGGFVGVENYVDILTGNARLARQFLDVSLTGSFPFVELGTPFFQQALFVTLAFAIISVFFETVIGFGQAYVLDQDFRGRRWVRVAIILPWAVPIVIQGMIFFLIFQPEVGFGTDIMQWLGVFSAAPLANSRDAFFIILVADIWKSSAFMALLILAGLQSVDRSLYDVARVAGASPWQRFKLITLPLVMPALLVAMLFRTMDAMRVFGLIESTAGCTTVPSLTCLVVEAMFGGTRIFATAAAVAFATALVIGLIIGVYVLFFRDTEGGGLT, from the coding sequence ATGTCGACTGACATCGATACGATAACCGGCGGTGAGACGAGCCCCGATCGCGAGCGGACCGGAAACGCGGTCGTCAACTGGATGGAGAACTTGAGCGAGGCGGCCTACGCGTACCTGCTGTTGTTGCCGGCGTTCGCGTTGCTGACGCTGATCGCGTTCTATCCGCTGCTCCAGACGTTCATCACGTCGCTCCGGGAGGATCAGACGCGAGGTGCGGATCCCCTCGGGGGCTTCGTCGGCGTCGAGAACTACGTCGACATCCTCACGGGGAACGCGCGACTCGCCAGGCAGTTCCTCGACGTCTCGCTGACCGGATCGTTCCCGTTCGTCGAACTCGGGACGCCGTTCTTCCAGCAGGCGCTGTTCGTCACGCTCGCGTTCGCGATCATCAGCGTCTTCTTCGAGACGGTGATCGGCTTCGGACAGGCCTACGTCCTCGATCAGGACTTCCGCGGGCGTCGCTGGGTTCGCGTCGCGATCATCCTGCCCTGGGCCGTTCCGATCGTCATCCAGGGGATGATCTTCTTCCTGATCTTCCAGCCGGAGGTCGGGTTCGGGACCGACATTATGCAGTGGCTCGGCGTCTTCAGCGCCGCCCCGCTGGCCAATAGCCGCGACGCGTTCTTCATCATCCTCGTGGCCGACATCTGGAAGTCGTCGGCGTTCATGGCCCTGCTCATCCTCGCCGGGCTCCAGAGCGTGGACCGAAGCCTGTACGACGTCGCGCGCGTCGCGGGCGCGTCACCGTGGCAGCGGTTCAAGCTGATCACGTTGCCGCTGGTCATGCCCGCACTGCTCGTCGCGATGCTGTTCCGCACGATGGACGCGATGCGCGTGTTCGGCCTGATCGAGTCGACCGCCGGCTGTACCACCGTCCCCTCGCTGACCTGTCTGGTCGTCGAGGCGATGTTCGGCGGGACGCGCATCTTCGCGACGGCGGCGGCCGTCGCGTTCGCGACCGCACTCGTGATCGGCCTCATCATCGGCGTCTACGTCCTGTTCTTCCGCGACACCGAGGGAGGAGGGTTGACCTGA
- a CDS encoding DUF7344 domain-containing protein produces the protein MSSTATPTGERPGAIPSSPRVDDGSGDDVEPLSQDVAFEMLSCRRRRDVLHYLRQNGGTAELRPLSRQIAAWENDEPIEAVTYKQRSRVYTALRQAHLPKMDSYGIVEFDADRGTVALTGRASDLDVYLDVIPHGDVSWSTYYVVLGGFSIAFAALILLTSFPFGLLPTGAGVLILGVLYLGSAIAHRLYERRTQIGSDGRRPG, from the coding sequence GTGAGCAGCACGGCGACCCCGACCGGCGAGCGACCGGGCGCGATCCCGTCCAGTCCTCGCGTCGACGACGGGAGCGGCGACGACGTCGAACCGCTCTCCCAGGACGTCGCCTTCGAGATGCTGAGTTGCCGGCGTCGGCGCGACGTCCTCCACTACCTCCGGCAGAACGGCGGGACCGCGGAACTGCGTCCCCTCTCGCGCCAGATCGCCGCCTGGGAGAACGACGAACCGATCGAGGCCGTGACCTACAAGCAACGATCGCGCGTCTACACCGCCCTCCGGCAGGCGCACCTCCCGAAGATGGACAGCTACGGGATCGTCGAGTTCGACGCCGATCGCGGGACCGTCGCGCTGACCGGCCGGGCGAGCGACCTCGACGTCTACCTGGACGTGATCCCCCACGGGGACGTCTCCTGGAGCACCTACTACGTCGTCCTCGGCGGGTTCTCGATCGCCTTCGCCGCCCTCATCCTGCTCACCTCCTTCCCGTTCGGCCTCTTGCCGACCGGGGCCGGCGTCCTGATCCTCGGGGTCCTGTACCTCGGGTCGGCGATCGCGCACCGGCTTTACGAACGTCGGACGCAGATCGGGAGCGACGGGCGGCGGCCGGGGTAG
- a CDS encoding ABC transporter ATP-binding protein, whose product MARVQLEHITKRYGEETAVDDISLEVKDGEFVTFVGPSGCGKSTTMETVAGLTQPTEGRVYIGDDDVTTLAPKDRGVAMVFQNIALFPHMDVFDNISFGLRLRKYDDEEVRRRVEQAADIVQLEGMLDRMPGEMSGGQQQRVGIARAIVRNPDVFLMDEPLANLDAKLRVHMRTELQRLHRELDATVIYVTHDQAEAMTMSNRIAVLNDGRLQQIAPPLVCYNEPTNLFVAGFIGSPSMNFVEGTLVEGGLETNNFTVDFDPSRVSGVTVGDAVTLGIRPEDVHLTRYADSLESSTAPIDAQTDVLEPMGDEVFVYLLLSEAAAGSMEQDPATSPNQLLMSVTPDTEIEANQEVDVVLDRSKIHLFDTESGEALVHGITDFPEREPGTTPTEADS is encoded by the coding sequence ATGGCACGAGTACAACTCGAACACATCACGAAACGGTACGGTGAGGAAACGGCGGTCGACGATATCAGCCTCGAGGTCAAAGACGGCGAGTTCGTCACCTTCGTCGGGCCGTCGGGCTGTGGGAAGTCGACGACAATGGAGACCGTCGCCGGCCTGACCCAGCCGACCGAGGGTCGGGTCTACATCGGCGACGACGACGTCACGACCCTCGCTCCGAAGGACCGGGGGGTCGCGATGGTCTTCCAGAACATCGCGCTGTTCCCCCACATGGACGTCTTCGACAACATCTCCTTCGGCCTTCGACTTCGCAAGTACGACGACGAAGAGGTCCGTCGCCGCGTCGAACAGGCAGCCGATATCGTCCAACTCGAGGGAATGCTCGATCGGATGCCCGGAGAGATGTCTGGCGGACAGCAACAGCGGGTCGGGATCGCCCGCGCGATCGTTCGGAACCCGGACGTCTTCCTGATGGACGAGCCGCTGGCGAATCTCGACGCGAAATTGCGGGTCCACATGCGGACGGAGCTTCAGCGACTCCACCGCGAGCTAGACGCGACGGTCATCTACGTCACACACGACCAGGCCGAGGCGATGACGATGTCGAACCGGATCGCCGTCCTGAACGACGGCAGGCTCCAGCAGATCGCCCCGCCGCTGGTCTGCTACAACGAACCCACGAACCTGTTCGTCGCGGGATTTATTGGGTCACCGTCGATGAACTTCGTCGAAGGGACGCTCGTCGAGGGCGGCCTCGAGACGAACAACTTCACCGTCGACTTCGATCCGTCCCGTGTTTCGGGCGTCACCGTCGGCGATGCCGTTACGCTCGGTATTAGGCCGGAGGACGTCCACCTGACCAGGTACGCCGACTCGCTCGAGTCGTCGACGGCCCCAATCGACGCCCAGACCGACGTCCTCGAACCGATGGGCGACGAGGTCTTCGTCTACCTATTGCTCTCCGAGGCCGCGGCGGGGTCGATGGAGCAAGATCCGGCGACGTCGCCCAACCAGTTGCTGATGAGCGTCACTCCCGACACGGAGATCGAGGCGAACCAGGAGGTCGACGTCGTCCTCGACCGATCGAAGATCCACCTCTTCGATACGGAAAGCGGGGAGGCACTGGTCCACGGGATCACCGACTTCCCCGAGCGAGAGCCCGGTACCACCCCCACCGAGGCGGATAGTTGA
- a CDS encoding HalOD1 output domain-containing protein, with amino-acid sequence MSSSTTPSTSPDSMPPSQAIVEAIAARDGVDVTDVVPPAYEPLHAVVDPEALDALFRPIASGAPASRNAVDTRVVLEYEGSEVTVYSDGNVELSDPSTGDESTGDPIGE; translated from the coding sequence ATGTCCTCTTCGACTACCCCGTCGACGTCTCCCGATTCGATGCCGCCGAGCCAGGCTATCGTCGAGGCGATCGCCGCGCGGGATGGGGTCGACGTAACCGACGTCGTGCCACCGGCCTACGAACCGTTGCACGCCGTCGTCGACCCGGAGGCGCTCGACGCCCTGTTTCGACCGATCGCGTCCGGGGCGCCGGCGTCACGGAACGCCGTCGACACGCGCGTCGTCCTGGAGTACGAGGGGTCCGAGGTCACCGTCTACAGCGACGGGAACGTCGAGCTATCCGACCCGTCGACCGGCGACGAATCCACCGGGGATCCGATCGGGGAGTGA